A single genomic interval of Labeo rohita strain BAU-BD-2019 chromosome 13, IGBB_LRoh.1.0, whole genome shotgun sequence harbors:
- the LOC127175711 gene encoding protein myomixer produces MPAVFLLLRSLVVSLLSSRLAASAVQLLRRSLTAAAGHLGTVLRHIWERISSQESKEAILGCVLCILNMHKKVDN; encoded by the coding sequence ATGCCAGCCGTTTTCCTCTTGCTGCGCTCTCTGGTTGTCAGTCTCCTTAGTAGCAGATTAGCAGCCTCTGCCGTGCAGCTCCTTCGCAGAAGCCTCACGGCGGCTGCTGGCCACCTCGGCACCGTGCTGCGCCACATCTGGGAGCGGATCAGTTCCCAGGAGTCCAAGGAGGCCATCCTGGGCTGCGTCCTGTGCATTCTCAACATGCACAAGAAGGTGGACAATTAA